Proteins from a single region of Deltaproteobacteria bacterium HGW-Deltaproteobacteria-4:
- a CDS encoding molecular chaperone DnaJ has protein sequence MTYTDLQEALRVLELEERVTLKEIKTRHKELVKRYHPDTGNTDEPEKIRQVNAAYQIVLEYVALYHFSFSREEFYEQNPEERLRQQFADDPVWGRK, from the coding sequence ATGACCTATACCGACCTGCAAGAAGCACTTCGGGTGCTTGAACTGGAGGAGCGGGTGACTCTCAAGGAGATCAAGACTCGACACAAAGAGCTGGTGAAACGCTACCATCCCGATACCGGTAACACCGACGAGCCAGAGAAGATCCGCCAGGTGAATGCCGCCTATCAAATTGTTCTGGAGTACGTTGCCTTGTATCATTTCTCCTTTTCCAGAGAAGAGTTCTACGAGCAGAACCCGGAAGAACGGCTACGGCAGCAATTTGCCGATGACCCGGTGTGGGGAAGGAAATAG
- a CDS encoding SAM-dependent methyltransferase — translation MNWDERYACDDYIYGKEPNDFLRSCAGKIPAGKVLTLAEGEGRNAVYLAAQGYEVTAVDNSSVALEKARQLAAERNVSITTIHADLGDFTIEADEWEGIISCFCHLPVTLRASLHQAVVRGLKPGGMLVFEGFSKEQLSYGTGGPQSLDLLMKLEELQQELVGLKFVHAVQVEREVREGLGHTGLAAVVQLLGIKP, via the coding sequence ATGAACTGGGATGAACGTTACGCCTGTGACGATTATATCTATGGGAAAGAACCGAATGACTTTCTCCGCTCCTGCGCAGGAAAGATCCCCGCCGGTAAAGTGCTGACGCTGGCGGAAGGGGAAGGCCGCAATGCTGTCTATCTGGCAGCACAGGGATATGAAGTCACGGCAGTCGACAACTCCAGTGTCGCCCTTGAAAAGGCGCGACAACTGGCAGCAGAGCGCAACGTCAGTATCACCACGATCCATGCAGATCTGGGCGACTTTACGATCGAAGCGGACGAATGGGAAGGTATAATCTCCTGCTTCTGCCATCTCCCCGTGACGTTGCGCGCCTCCCTGCACCAGGCGGTTGTACGAGGACTCAAGCCTGGCGGGATGCTCGTTTTTGAAGGGTTCAGTAAAGAGCAGCTTTCCTACGGAACCGGTGGCCCCCAATCTCTTGACCTGTTAATGAAATTGGAGGAACTCCAGCAAGAACTTGTCGGGCTGAAATTTGTCCATGCGGTTCAAGTCGAACGGGAAGTGCGCGAAGGCCTTGGCCATACTGGTCTGGCTGCTGTCGTGCAGTTACTGGGGATCAAACCATGA
- a CDS encoding iron-sulfur cluster assembly scaffold protein, giving the protein MEYTDKVWDHFNNPRNIGVIEDANIVVRAGDPSCGDGLLIYLKIADDRVIDYKYKVFGCGAAIATSSIASELTMGKTLDEVLAISPATIADALGGLPNNKMHCSNLASSALRTAVMHYRAKLEEEAAIPPATKA; this is encoded by the coding sequence ATGGAATACACGGATAAAGTCTGGGATCATTTCAATAATCCCCGCAATATCGGGGTGATCGAAGATGCCAACATCGTCGTTCGCGCCGGCGATCCCAGTTGCGGCGATGGTCTGCTCATCTATCTCAAGATCGCGGATGACCGGGTGATCGATTACAAGTACAAGGTCTTCGGTTGCGGCGCGGCGATTGCCACCTCCTCGATCGCCAGTGAACTGACCATGGGTAAAACCTTGGACGAAGTCCTGGCAATTTCTCCCGCAACGATTGCCGATGCCCTGGGTGGTCTGCCGAACAACAAGATGCACTGCTCCAATCTCGCCTCCAGCGCCCTGCGCACCGCGGTCATGCATTATAGGGCCAAACTGGAAGAAGAAGCGGCAATTCCTCCCGCAACAAAAGCGTAG